In Zalophus californianus isolate mZalCal1 chromosome 4, mZalCal1.pri.v2, whole genome shotgun sequence, the following proteins share a genomic window:
- the LOC113936116 gene encoding 28S ribosomal protein S36, mitochondrial-like translates to MMGSKMASASRVFQVVKPHTPLIRFPDRRDNPKPNISEVLRSAGLPSHSSSISQHSKGSKSPDLRVHQGPPDTAEIIKTLPQKYRRKLVSQEEIEFIQRGGPE, encoded by the coding sequence ATGATGGGCAGTAAGATGGCGTCTGCCAGCAGGGTCTTTCAGGTAGTCAAGCCACATACTCCATTAATAAGGTTCCCTGACAGAAGAGACAATCCTAAACCTAACATATCAGAAGTTTTGAGATCAGCAGGACTACCGTCTCACTCTTCTTCAATTTCACAGCATTCTAAGGGAAGTAAATCCCCAGATTTGCGGGTGCATCAGGGTCCACCAGACactgcagaaataataaaaacattacctCAGAAATACAGAAGGAAACTTGTATCTcaagaagaaattgaatttatccAACGTGGAGGTCCAGAATAA